A genomic window from Populus alba chromosome 19, ASM523922v2, whole genome shotgun sequence includes:
- the LOC118028908 gene encoding thioredoxin F-type, chloroplastic: MASIQFTLSPTSSIRSSPSFAGSPANPITSQYSSTSTKDLSSCCKLLSRQKNVIKRNGSRNLVSTVRSSLDTAGPTSAVGQVTEVTKDTFWAIVNSAGDKTVVLDMYTQWCGPCKLIAPKYKELSQKYDDVVFLKLDCNQENKPLAKELGIKVVPTFKILKHGKIVKEVTGAKFDNLVIAIEGVRSAS; this comes from the exons ATGGCTTCGATCCAGTTCACACTGTCTCCTACTTCCTCCATCCGCTCCTCACCATCCTTCGCCGGTTCTCCTGCAAACCCCATCACGTCCCAATACTCCTCTACCTCCACAAAGGATCTCTCCTCCTGCTGCAAGCTATTGTCAAGGCAAAAGAATGTGATCAAGAGGAATGGCAGCAGAAACCTGGTTTCTACAGTGAGGTCGAGCTTGGACACGGCGGGTCCCACTTCCGCTGTTGGACAGGTCACTGAGGTCACCAAGGACACCTTCTGGGCCATCGTTAACTCAGCCGGGGATAAGACTGTCGTCCTCGACATGTACACCCAATG GTGTGGCCCTTGCAAGTTAATAGCTCCAAAGTACAAGGAATTATCCCAGAAGTATGATGATGTTGTGTTCTTAAAACTTgattgcaaccaagaaaacaag CCGTTGGCAAAAGAGCTTGGCATAAAGGTAGTACCGACCTTCAAGATTCTCAAGCACGGCAAGATCGTAAAGGAAGTCACCGGGGCCAAATTCGATAATTTAGTTATTGCCATTGAGGGTGTCAGATCCGCCAGCTGA